GCACGAGTCCTTATCATCCAAGGGCAACATAATGCTTGAAAATGTGCAGCTCGTGTTTCTATTGATTGCACGTACAATCGACCTGTGTATCTTTAATTTGCTCATCAGTTCTGAGAAGGTATTTTCTGAAAAGGGCATTTTAGACAGAGATGATGTCTTTCCACCCATTATCAAATTTATACTACTAGATGCCTCTGCCATTTGTTCTGTTgggccatcatcttcagctgCTAGATATGGGGGTGTAACTGATGGATCTTCAAACCTATGGATCCATGCTCCCCATTCATCCTCATATCTCAGGTGCAATTCCTCGATGCAATGTTCTTCACCAACATGAAGACAGCCATCTCTATCCTCCTCATGCTTTCGAATTCTGAATACTTCATTTTTGATTTCGGAAAACCTCAGTAATTCTCTATCATGTTTGTCAAGCTCAGATTTCCGGCTAATCCAAGACATCTTAATGTTTGGTGCTGATCGTTTAAGATTTGTCTATGTCCAGCGGAGTGTAAAAAATGGGAAGCTGCAAGAACCATGAGAATGTGGGCACACGTATGATGCAGGAGCCGGTCACACTTTGGTAATCTTCTTATATGAAATGCGCCGAAGGTGGCTGAGCATGCTCATGTTTGCCTGAGGGAGTTTTTGACCGAGAGCGTTAGACAAAATCTGGCAACATGCATTAGCCTCCGCATGGCAGAGGGCCGGTGAGTCCCAGCCAATTAAACTGCGAACGGCCTGGGGTCAAATGGCATGTGCAGAAAGCCCTGCGAGTCTGCCCAACGCTATCTGACTTCCTATTGCATGACTATTGCGCATGTCTCATGTATTTACCCTTGGCTATGTATTCTTCCAACCAAACCGGGGGCGCCAACATATCGTGCATTTCTTAGGTTGAGAGAGGCGTGAGGCGGtgggccttgatggcaaaCATGGCAGCAGAACAAACGTTTGTCGATGCGTATGCAGTGGGAGGCGGTCTATTATGTATAGCCCTTAGTCGTATCCATTGCCACCGCTTTCCGTAATCACCGGCAAAGGCCCGTATTAGAATGACACACATGTGAGCCGGAGCCTGATTTCCCTCTGCCCAAAGGATCAGCATTAAAGGCACACTTGGAAGAATCAGCCAGCCTTCTTGACACCATTCGACTTTCGCCTTGTTGCCTCGCTGCCTACTACTTATAAAACATGTTAACACAGGTTATTGCTATCGATTATGGCTCAAGGGAGAGGCTACAAGAAATCCTTGATAATATGCTTGGCGAAGAAAACTTCAAGCTGGTACAGGTATTTATTCGCTGTCCCTTTTGGCCATTCTTCCGGTTTTGTTTGCCCCCCAGTAAAAACAGAGTACTTACCTCATGAGTAGCGCATCTCGAATCAATGGCAAATCAAACTAGTAAGGCGATTAACGATCGTATGATACCACCATCGAGATTCTTCGTCTGAGAAAATATCCTGTCATTCTgactattatataataaaaaaggaggagattgacgagATTCGGATAAATATGAGAATTCACTACCTTCCGACCTCATGACCGCAGCGGCCAAAATTACGAATCAATTCGCTCAGTGTGGCATCCTTTGGGATAACCAATCGACTCACCAATGGCCTGCGCGATGTGTCCACCTCCAATGGCCACCTACATACACTACGAAGAAATTGGATTGGTGTTCTGCATCCATATGACATCGACATAAATATATTGGTCAATTTTATTCTTCATTTCCACAAACTCAAATAATCTGTTTGCGCAAAAATTTGTCAAAGAACATTATGAATCAAGTTCATTGTAATGGGAGTAAAGCTGCTGAGACAAAGGCCAGCTTGTGCAGGTATAGGTATACATAAAAGAACCCAAAATAACGGCAAATTCGCTACCAAAACCCCTTGCAATACCAATGGGAATCCGAGATCGTAAGAACATAATAGCAGACCATCATACGGCACCGATCTAATAACCCGGGGAGTAACATGTCCGAATTTCGTTGTCACTGAGCTTACCCGGTGCTCGGATGCGATACTCATTCGATCGCATCTTTACGCTGTTAGTAATGCTTATTGATCACTCATATAAGTCCAAATTTGTAGTCTATTCACATAACATACTTCAACGGCATACTGATTTTGCCAATTTTTCTTGAGGGCAGCTTCTAGTCTTTCCGGAACAAGATAATCTCCAGGTATGCGTTGTGGTTCATTATTTCTCCATTCTTGTGTGGATTTAATGTTGTGTCGATCGTTTTGAAGCGGCCTTCGAAGAGCGGTCACGAATTTGGTCATTCCTGAAGATGTTCTGGATTCCATGGTGTTGGAGTATTTGTAAACGAATGTTGAACAATTGAGAGAGGCATGGGAGAAAGTAAAGGATCGCTACAGTCTTATATTTATGTGTATACTCTGTCTCATATCTCCTCACCTTGGACGTTACGCAGACGACAGCACACACCGCTGTCAGAGCCAACGGTAAGCAAGAGTCAGACTTACAAGTGCGCCTTCGGAATTCGCATTTGTATTGGAAGCCGATATTACCTTTGGGTGGCGCATTCGTACAGATTGGGAGCTGAAGGCTGCCTAATAAGTCGCCTAATGGTTGCCGGGAGACAACCCCCTTGGGCAGAATGGGGACTTATATGTAGAGGGCGATGTCGTGGCGATGCAGTATTTGCCTCTACAAAACACGACACATGGCATGAAATCATTGCGCGCACCGGCCAGTCAGGCCGCATGAGTGCCATCCATTATTTTAAAAACGGCCCGGTTATCACCGGTGCATGTTGTTGGATGCCTAATGGGCGACCTACCGCCTTAAAATTAACACCGACGAGGCTCGCACCCTTAACCACTCCTCCCTACCGAACAGACTCTGGGTTGGCTAGATAGCAGCCAATCTTGAGGCTTATTTCTTGATGTTCATTATGCATGTCGCAGAAAACGGATTTCAAAGGCTAATCATTGGAGAAAGTGGTGTTTCACATGAGGTACGAAATATGCCCTGGCAGGCTCTCAGGAACGATCGTGGGCACATGGCACGCACGAGGCGCCTTTTTCGTCAAAAGAAACTACAGAAAGGCCTCAaggcttcttttcttgaaCATTTTTGAAAAGCCTCGCGGTCGGTTCGATTATAAGACAGAGTGGTAGGTATGTTGATTGAGCCTCAAAATCTTCCAAGTTAGTAGGAGAACAAATGTCAACTTTGAGTCCGAACAATTCAAGGCATTGAGGGAGGGAAGTTGCCTTAAACTAAAGTGTGATGAAATAACGAGGCTGCAGGAAGCTATCACATCTAGAGGTGGGATAATATCTCCCACCATGCCTGTGTGTGTAAAGCGTGCCGCGCTTCTCACAGCAACTCAAAAAAAGGCGTCCAAATCCTCCCAACCCATATGAGAAAAGCGCCACAATTCAGTTCTTTGGAAATCAAGGAATCGGCTCACAAATGGTCAACAACAGAAGTATTTAAACCCGGCATCATTTAGGTAGTTGAGCCAGAATCCCCACGAGCAACCACTTTCAATTCGGCCACGACAAAACATACAAACCAAATTTTGTATCTCGCTCACCACTCTCTATTTTTCTTCCAtatttatatacttatatacatatatattaTAACGCTATATCATGCCTGCCCCTGGGGGCCCTCAAACAAACGGCAAGGCGCACAAGAGTTTAAAAGTCCGCCTTAGGCAGGCCATTGTGACCAACCCATGCGACAACAGGCGTTTCATACCATGTCAGCAGCTGGAAAATATATGTCATGAGCAAACGGTAGCACAGGAATTGGCCAAGGCGTTTCCAGAGTCTGACGACAGCTTTCACCAAAGTCGCGCGTCGTTAATATGTCGCGGACAAACTCAGGACTCATCGATCACCTCGCAGCCATGTCTCAAAATATTTGCCATTCTTGTCCTACTAGGCAATACTAGCCTAATAGAATCATTCGTACAACATCGGTTGTGCGACAGAGACCTTCCGTTTTCAAGCAATCCAGATCTCACTAGACTATATTCACATCGACCTAATTCAGGATCCGGTCTGACCTTCCCTAATGAGGAAGATCAATATGAAGTTATAGAAGACTTCCTTGAGAAGCAATGGTCAGTGCTGGTACCATCTTTCGAGGCTCCCGAAGCTGGGAATAAGCGCTGCAACGTATATAAGCTTCATGATAAGACGATATTACCAATCCAAGAGGTTTCTAAAAAGAAATACCCGGGCGGCTTTGGACTGGTTGAAAAAGTCAAGATACACAAGGAGCATAATGGCTTTGTAAGTTCACTCTTATTGGCGCGAGTATACCCCAACTCCAGCCTTGCTAAACACAGCCGCAGAATCACGAATATTTTGCTCTTAAGACTATGCATCCGATGATACCCGACGAAAGAGACAGGTTCTTCCAGCAGGAGCTAGACGCCTTTCACAAAGCAAGACCCGGCGGTCATATCATTGAAATACGCGCCGCCTTCATGAAGGGAGAAAGCCGgggtttccttttcccttggGCAGATGGAGGTACCCTCAACCATTTATGGGCCAAAGATCCACACAAGATTGTTTCAGACGCAGGAGTACCATGGTCTGAATTTAGCCGATGGATATGCATTCAATGTCACGGTATTATCCGAGATCTCTGGGCCATTCACGAACCATTCGGCATACATGTGCCCGCAGGAACCAGCGCCGAGGATCTCTACGGAATCCACAGCGATATTAAGCCCGACAACATATTACACTTCACTGAAAAAAACGGCGCCCCATTAGGATTGCTCAAAGTCTCTGATTTAGGCCTCATGAAGTTTCACAGGCTCGTCTCTCGAACTGTGCAATCCAAGTCCATGGGTAACGCATATCAAACTTATCGAGCACCAGAGCACGACATGGGCAAAGTGAGATCCAGGAAGATTGATATATGGGCTTTTGGCTGTTTATTTGCCGAATTTGTGACGTGGGCGATCGGCGGCGAGAACGCAATTGAATTGTTCAAAACGGCGCGGATCGACGAGGACAAGCGTTTCCCTGATGAAAATAAGGGCGAGTGGTCGGAGGAtaacttcttcatcatgaaAACGAGCCGTTTGACGCAAGTCAAAGCGCCAAAACGCAAGGGTACAGTCGATGAGGTACGTTGGGCGACACTTGAATGCTTTctcaaaagagaaaaaaaaatcaaagtGACTGATAGCTAATGCCTTCTTGAAGTGGTTCTCTGATCTTACTAAAGATTTGGGGCCGGATATGGCAAACACCTTCTTCCCACAGTTCCTTCGCTTCATCCAATCCGCGATGCTTGATCCTGATCGGAAACATCGAGCAGATTCCAAGCAAGTCGAGACTTTCTTAGGAAGACTTTTGCAACAAAATCCACCAGATAGCCCATATTGGCACTTTAACGGCACGGTAGAATACCCGAAAGCTTACAGTAGGAGCACAACAGGAACCGGTACCTGGTAGTGAATGAGGTTGTTTTCAATTGTGGATTACATGATACCCTgtttataaagtaagtaaatTGTATCTCAACGGCGCAAATAAAGCTAACAATGGGCCTGACTACAGTCCCTAGTAGATGTTTGGTACATACCAGGTTTCGTTTTTAATGATAACTATTATTTATAGATAATTCATCAATGATTCCCATATTCGTGGTGTTAGTATATGAACTTGATGCTTTCACTATTGTTGTTTATAGCACTCACTTTGTCTTTGATGTCATGCTATTTAACAAAAGCTTAATGAAATATATGAGGGGGGGAAGCAATCATAATTGTGTTGAGTACTAGATTCAACAGCGAAATGCTTCATCGTTTATGATACGAAAAGGGTAGAGGCAACATACAAAACTGAATCGTTGCTATAGGCTAACAATGGCCCATTTTCAAACCTGCATCTACGCCATTGGCATTTCCATTAGATGTCCATATTCGCTTTTTTAACATATCCATTAATGCAGGGGAACTTAAAACGTCGTTTATTGGTCATCGGGAAGGCTTCCTTTGTGCAAAATCTTGGTATATATGAGGCTCAGTCGTGGCAAACTAGCATTCGCCCTGGTGAATGTGACACATGGCACGAAATGATTGGAACATGAAATCGTCTATCAAATAAAGCATTGCGCCGCCCCCTATCTAATGGTACCAAACCGATATACTAAGCTGGCGACAGAGGCCTCGCCCAAGCTGTTTAGTGATTGTCGTCTATATGTTTAGCCCTGCATTAATATTTTTGTGTATCTCTCAGCCCGCCAGCCCAATTCATCACCCCAGAAAGCATCTGAACTGTCCGtaacttctttttttgttttccaggGGCAGATTACGCTCTGACAAATTCTCGCATATTCCACGGCGCTTTCCAAACCACGGATTTTACGTCGCAGTAGTCTTAGCAATGCCGTCGATGAAGAACATCTCTGGCAGCAGGGCCGACAGCTTCCTCGATCCCTGGTGTAGActctgctttctttttttggtggaCCAAATCCAAGTCCCAAGATGCCTCTTATTCTCTTTCGTCTTGTTTTCCACGCAAATTTGTTCTCACAAAAGATGTCGCAACCGATGAATGAGGCCAAGTCCAAATAGACTATATGCCAATACAGTTTCGTAGATCGTCAATTAGCTGGCAATGTTGTAGATGCTGTGGGATTGTCAGTAAACAGCTCAGCTTTGAGGTCATTAGGCCTTGACTCACTTGATGTCCTCCCGGTATGAAGGGCTCTTGACGCCATTTCTGGCATCACCCGCAGCCTGTTGGCCGGGCGCCACATTAACGACGCCACCATTCGCAATGATCATTGCTTCCGAGCAGTTGGGggtctttctcttcttgttcttgccTCGGAGTTGGCTAATGTGCTCAAAGTAGCCATCAGGCACCTCGGTGATGTACTTTCCAGAGAAGACTCCCACTTCAAATTCCTTGACGTCGTTCGTGTCATCAGCTGCTTCGGTACAGGCGTCCTTGAGATCCTGCAGGCTCTGGAAGATGACTTTATCGGCTTGGATGTTCTCGGCCACCTCTTCGGTGGTTCTGTTGTATGCCACCAGCTCATCAGGGTCGGCAAGGTCAATGCCGTACTAAAATACCATTCAAGATTAGCAGGATTCCGGGTAGAGTGTAGACTTCAACTTACGATGTGCTGGTTCATAATCTCGGGAGAGCACGAGACGACATAAACACGGGTtgctccagcttctctggCCATTTGAACCTAGAGCCAAAGTCAGTCACAGAATACAACAGTAATGAAGTATTTACATACAATCTCTCTCGACGTGTTTCCTCGGACAATTGAGTCGTCAACGATGCAAATGGCCTTTCCGTTGAACTCGGACTCGATGGGAGAGAGCTTTCGACGGAtgcctttctttctcgcctCTTGGCCAGGCAGGATGAATGTGCGGAAGACTAAATAGAGGTCAGCTCGTAATTCCCATATTGCCAAGATTCAGGCGACTTACCATAACGGTTCTTTACGAAGGCGTTTGAGTAGGGTCGGTCCAGGCAGCTTGCAAGAGTAGCTGCGGCAGTGTTACTAGTCTGGGTATTCGGTTAGCAGATGGTTCCGAGTGTAGCTTGAGTTTGTAAGCTTTACCTCTGGAACCGGGATAACTAAAGAGAGGTCCGATTAGCATGGTTCTTACAACTTCCCAATGGAGTTGGCTACATACCAACAtcaatctcttcaatctcctttgcGGTCAACACctccctcatcttcttggccagcttgacGCCCATGTTTTGTCGGCTGCGGTGAACAGAAATGCCGTCGATGCAGCTATCAGGTCGGGCCAGGTAGACGTACTCGAATACGTCGGGAGTATACGATCTTGGCTCTACGATTTGGCGGAAATGAACAGTGCCGTTCTTCTGGCAGAAGACTGCCTGGCCAGGCTTAATGTCGACGATGTCGGTAAATCCAAGCTGTCGGAGAGCAACAGATTCCGATGCAAGGAAGTAATCCTTGGCTCCGGGCAGAGTTTGAGAGGGCCGAGAGCCAAAGCAAAGAGGGCGAATGCCGTTTGCGTCTCTATAACGGACGTTGGTCAAATTTCCAACATGGGCATCAAGAAAGTTTCAATCAGCCTACCTGAAACCCAGGATACCAAAGCCAGTAACCATAGCAGTGCAAGCATAAGCTCCGGTGCACTTGGCATAGACTTCACGCAGAgaggtgaagatgtcgtcgACGTTTACTCGAGCCTTGCCAAGCTCGTTAAGCGCGTGTGCGAAAACATTGAGTCTGTGGTTGGAGAATCAGTAAACAGCCTCATACGGCATCCCTTATCAGTTTCTTATCAAAGAGACGTAGATACGCACAATAGCTCAGAGTCCGAGTCCGAGTTGACATGTCGACGAGCTTCCACATCCAAGAACTCGCGAAGGTAGTCGGGGTTGATAAGGTTTCCGTTGACGCTGATGGAGAGACCAAACGGAGAGTTTACGTAGAGGGGCTGTGCCTCAGATCTACGATTCCATCGTGTTAGCATATACTCGAAGCATCGAGTCGTTGGAACAGCACATACGCAGACGAAGTGCCGGCGGTGGGATATCGGACGTGGGCAATGCCGAAAGCACCAGGCAGCTGCTCCAAGAGAGCAAGTCCGTCGAATTCGGAGAAGACCTTTTGCGCCATTCCGAGGCCCTTTCTCTGATAGACTCGACCCCCGTTGCAAACCGAGATGCCGGCAGCATCCTGACCTCGCTATTTTCCCTATTAGTCCAAGCAACGAGCGTTTCCAAAGCCAAGATTCAACTTGCGTGTTGGAGATAAAAGAGACTCTCGTGGAGTTCGATGGCAGCCGTAGTGGCCTCCGGGTCTCCGAGCTGGATTCAGGAGTTGCCGTTAGCAAAGACCCATGCAGCGTTGCAGCGAGATTCCATCATAGAACGAACCATCAAACCAGTGACGCCACACATTTTGACTGCGGTGACGGCGGGTTCAGGGGACAAATACAATCGAAAAAAACCAAATCAGAAGGACCAACTGCAACGCAACGATGCGCTACAGAAGAGCAATGGAAGCCGGTCGTGACGATGTTTCGGCTCAAAAACGTCTCGAATAGGGACAAGTTTTGGCGCAGGAGACGAAATTCGCGATTTCGGAAGCTTTCCcaaagttttttttttttttttaaacccCGCAGGATCTGCCAGACTAGTCCATCACGGCCTGCAAGGCAACGTGGGGTTCACTTTGAAAATATCCCACCAAAAAGTTAGTGAGAGTTTGGCCCGTGCATTTGTGAGATTTGTCAAAGAGCGGAATGAATTGATGGgaatttaatttatttaggCCCTTGCCATGGCTTTTCTAGTGCTTTCTGACGCTATTCTTGCCGCTGTAGCCCATTACCAAGAATTCCATGGCGGAGAAGATGCGCAAAGTCGGCCTGTTCGGCAAAGTGGCAAAAAAATTGCCTCCGATATCACCCTCAGAGTGAACAGTGGGGACACGGCAAGATAGCAGCTGTGTGAACCAATGCCGGAGAAAGAAGTAGAAAGCCGCatggaagggggaaaagaatACACCTGCATATGATGAAAGTGATATCTTACATGTGCAGGTGAGACGATTAGATGCAGCACGCTTATAAGATGCAATCATGTAAGCGCACAGGGCATCTCCGTGATACAAGGTAGATGCAACAGAGCAACAACTACATCGTCAACGATATAGGTAGTAGCTGTTCTAAACCAAAACTTGGTCTTGCAGTTTCAATATAATCAATCGCCTAGTCTATATCTGATCTATATAGCAAATGCGACAAGAAACAGCATGTGAGGTTGCCATCACCGACCTTGCCTCGATCCCCGCTATAGAAGATCTGTAATGGCAGCTATAGCATTGTATTGTTCATCCAGTTGAACAGTTTTTCTCTTGTCATTGTACGCTTTGTGCAGGAATAATCCCAATTGCCTTTGAAGGATCTTGGCAAGCAACAAGCCACGCATCACTTGCTCATTTGTTGGCCACAGCATCACTTCTGAGGGGCTTATTGGCGCTGGTCAAAGTGTGAAAACGTCACGTCCAGTTTCTATATAACACAAGATATTCATACTATCCTCTCGTAAAGCTATACGGCCAACTCTTACAGCTACCTGTAAGCAGCTACAATAAAATACCTGCAGACTGGCCATCTTGGCTTCAAATCAGCTCAGCCCCACCACCTGAAATCTGATAGCCGTATATTTTCTGCCCCACCTTCAAACAAAGCTGCAGTTTATTCCGCGCCCTTTCGAATTGATCAACCTTTGAGCTCTTTTCGAAATCAATCACTAGATTCGTTCGTTTCATTCATCGCGAAAAGATGATCAACGGCAAGGTCCTGATTATTGCCGGGTCAGACCCTT
This genomic interval from Trichoderma breve strain T069 chromosome 7 map unlocalized scaffold00008, whole genome shotgun sequence contains the following:
- a CDS encoding protein kinase domain-containing protein, with translation MPAPGGPQTNGKAHKSLKVRLRQAIVTNPCDNRRFIPCQQLENICHEQTVAQELAKAFPEDLPFSSNPDLTRLYSHRPNSGSGLTFPNEEDQYEVIEDFLEKQWSVLVPSFEAPEAGNKRCNVYKLHDKTILPIQEVSKKKYPGGFGLVEKVKIHKEHNGFPQNHEYFALKTMHPMIPDERDRFFQQELDAFHKARPGGHIIEIRAAFMKGESRGFLFPWADGGTLNHLWAKDPHKIVSDAGVPWSEFSRWICIQCHGIIRDLWAIHEPFGIHVPAGTSAEDLYGIHSDIKPDNILHFTEKNGAPLGLLKVSDLGLMKFHRLVSRTVQSKSMGNAYQTYRAPEHDMGKVRSRKIDIWAFGCLFAEFVTWAIGGENAIELFKTARIDEDKRFPDENKGEWSEDNFFIMKTSRLTQVKAPKRKGTVDEWFSDLTKDLGPDMANTFFPQFLRFIQSAMLDPDRKHRADSKQVETFLGRLLQQNPPDSPYWHFNGTVEYPKAYSRSTTGTGTW
- a CDS encoding glutamine amidotransferase domain-containing protein; the protein is MCGVTGLMLGDPEATTAAIELHESLFYLQHRGQDAAGISVFSEFDGLALLEQLPGAFGIAHVRYPTAGTSSASEAQPLYVNSPFGLSISVNGNLINPDYLREFLDVEARRHVNSDSDSELLLNVFAHALNELGKARVNVDDIFTSLREVYAKCTGAYACTAMVTGFGILGFRDANGIRPLCFGSRPSQTLPGAKDYFLASESVALRQLGFTDIVDIKPGQAVFCQKNGTVHFRQIVEPRSYTPDVFEYVYLARPDSCIDGISVHRSRQNMGVKLAKKMREVLTAKEIEEIDVVIPVPETSNTAAATLASCLDRPYSNAFVKNRYVFRTFILPGQEARKKGIRRKLSPIESEFNGKAICIVDDSIVRGNTSREIVQMAREAGATRVYVVSCSPEIMNQHIYGIDLADPDELVAYNRTTEEVAENIQADKVIFQSLQDLKDACTEAADDTNDVKEFEVGVFSGKYITEVPDGYFEHISQLRGKNKKRKTPNCSEAMIIANGGVVNVAPGQQAAGDARNGVKSPSYREDINIYNIAS